Below is a window of Tolypothrix bouteillei VB521301 DNA.
ATTAAAAAGCTCATCAAAATTTGTAAATCTTATCTTAATAGCAGCCGTAAGCTTCTACTTAATTGTTTGCCTACCCAAACCAGCTTACGCAATGCATATTATGGAAGGTTTTTTACCACTAAAGTGGGCAATTTTCTGGTGGATTGTAGCACTACCGTTCTTTATTCTGGGGTTGCGATCGCTAACTCACATTACCAAAGCTACACCAGAACTAAAGTTACTCCTAGCATTAGCTGGTGCTTTTACCTTTGTACTGTCAGCATTAAAAATGCCTTCAGTAACGGGAAGTAGTTCCCATCCGACAGGTACGGGGTTGGGTGCCATCCTCTTCGGACCATTAGCCATGTCAGTGTTGGGTAGTTTAGTGCTGTTATTTCAAGCACTATTACTCGCCCATGGCGGCTTGACGACATTGGGAGCCAATGCCTTTTCCATGGCGATCGCGGGACCATTTGTTGCCTTTTGGGTGTACCGCTTGGTCATGCAAACTGGTAAGCAAAGGTTAGCGATATTTCTAGCAGCATCTCTAGCAGATTTAATAACATATCTGATTACCTCCATACAATTGGCATTAGCATTTCCCGCGACGACAGGTGGTTTTATCGCTTCATTTGCCAAATTTGCCGGAATCTTTGCTGTCACTCAGGTACCCTTAGCTATTAGTGAAGGATTCCTAACAGTGTTGGTTTGGAATTGGCTTGCCAACTATGGTCGTGAGGAACTAAAAATGTTAAACCTAATTAAGCCAGAAAGCTAATGGCTAATGGCTAATAGCCATTAGCCATTAGCCATTAGCAATTAGCAACTAAACATATGACAAAAAACCTCAAATGGAATAACTGGCTATTGCTACTAGCAGTAGTTGTATTAACAGTCACACCGTTGATTGCAAAAAAAGGTTCGGAATTTGGAGGTGCAGATGGTCATGCGGAAGAAGCAATCAAAGAAATACAGCCCCATTATGAACCCTGGTTCAATTCTTTGATCGTGTTACCTGGGAAAGAAGTAGAAAGTCTATTGTTTGCCGTACAAGCAGCAGCAGGTGCAGGCACAATTGGCTATGTTATTGGATTGTATAAGGGGCGTTCGGAATTCAGTAAGAATAAGAATGAAAATTCAAATTGATACATTAGCTTATACAAATCGCTTGCGCTGGTTACCACCAGGGCAAAAAGTACTGTTTGCAACTACTCTGTTAATTATCTCTACGCTTGCTCATCCACTTGTTCAACTATTGATTGCGGCTTGGATAAGTGTTTGGATAGTGCTTTATGCAGGAATTCCTATTAAAACTTATTTGAAACTGGTTTATATTGCTGCTTTATTTTGGCTGACCAGTTTTCCAGCTTTAGCCATCAGTGGAGTTGAGGTTTCTCACATACATATAATCCCGCAAAGCGACTCAATTTTTGGTTTGACTTTTGGTTCTTATTATTTATACATCAGTCATCAGGGTATTGAGCAAGGATTGACCATTTTGTCGCGATCGCTTGCTTCTCTTTCCTGCTTGTACTTTATCATGCTGACTGTTCCCTTCACCGAACTGCTACACATCCTCCGTCGTATCGGAGTTCCAGTGCTTGTAACCGAGCTTCTATTACTTATGTACCGCTTTATTTTTGTGCTCTTAAATACCGCTACTGAGTTATGGATTGCCCAACACGCACGTGGCGGCTATCGGACCTTCTCCGTTGGGATGAAAAGCTTGGCACTGTTGATAGGACAGCTGCTCAATCGAACGATAGAAAATTATCGTCAGGTTTCGTTAAGTCTTGCTGCGAGGGGGTTTAGTGAAGAATTGCGGGTTTGGCATCCCCATCGCTATCATCAATCCAAGCGCCTTTTTACAGAAGCAATTTTTGGTTGTGCATTATTAATCAGTTTGGAATGGGGACACTATGCAGGAATGGTTACTCGAATTTGAGCAAGTTTACTATACCTACCCAGGCGTAAAACAACCAGCCTTGAATGGGCTAACACTTAAGATTCCTGCAAATAAAAAATGTGCATTAATTGGTTTGAATGGTTGTGGCAAAACCACACTATTTTTGCTAGCTAATGGTTTGTACAAACCTCAAAAAGGCAGCCTAGTTTGGAAAGGGAATCCGCTGAAGTACGATCGCAATTCTTTAATACAATTAAGACAAAAAGTTGGATTGATTTTTCAAGATCCAGAACAACAGTTAGTTGCTTCTACTGTTGAAGAAGATATTTCTTATGGGTTGTGTAACTTAGGTTTACCAGAAGCAGAAATTCAATACAAAGTCGAACAAGCTTTACTAGAATTTGGGTTAAGAGAACTTGCAGAAAGACCAGTTCATCACCTGAGTTTGGGACAAAAAAAGCGAGTTTCTATAGCAGATGTTATGGTATTACAACCCGAGTTACTGTTACTAGATGAGCCTACAGCTTATCTAGATACATTACATACTAAAAACTTAATGGCAACTCTCAAAAAAATTCATGACTCTGGAACAACAACCCTGATGGCAACTCATGACTTAGATTTAGTTTATCGCTGGGCAGACTGGGTTTTTGTCATGGATAAAGGGCAACTTGTCTTAGAAGGAAAGCCACAGGATGTATTTGCCAAACAGGATATTTTAGAAGAGTTACAGTTAGGAGTACCACTAGTATATGAGCTATTGTTTTCTAAGGAGATTGTTGAAGAAGAACCCGCTTTAGAACAGTTGCGACAACGAATTTTGAAATCATTTCGTTATTAGTATTAATCTACTTGTCTTTATCGTAATATTTAATACAAATAATAGATGTAAGTGATGAATCAACAAGAACCACCAAACAATCAATCCACCTCTAACCAAAACAACGCGGTAAATCCAATGGATTTGTTGTTGGATGAAGAATGGTTTAGAAAAGCGATCGAGGCTGAGGACAAAGTAGGTGGTAACATAGGCGCGGGATTAGATTGGGGTTCTGCATTTGGCGAACTGATGCTTAACTTTGAACTTTTGGGACGTTTAAAAACGTTACGTATTTCTTTAAACCGGGAAGTACGTTTACTACTGAATAATTGGAATTTAGGAACAGCTACCACTATTGCAGTAAAAACTGCAAAAGAGAAACTGCTTCAAAGATTAAGATTACCTACATCAGATGTCAGAGAACGCATACTCGCTGTTTTGGCTATGGATGAACTTTATTGCCAAGAGTTTATTTGCGATAGACAGATACTACGAGAACTAGTAGGAGTTTTGCTGACACAAGAAGATTGGGAAACTATTGCCGCAGTTGCAGCAGATTCGTTAAAAGCGCAAATTATGCAGCAAGTTTCTTTTGAGAAAATTTCGGCGTAGTATAAGAGTGAAAAGTGCTGAAACTTGGAAGGTATGACAAAATATATGCCAAAAGCGAACATAGTACCAATGAACAAATTGTCTTAATAATTTGTCTAATTACAAGTTTTTAACAACTGGTTGCTGTATGGATGCTCTAGATTGATAACTAGGTGCGTGTTCAATGCAACAATAAGGACGGCTGTAACTTAAAGGGGGTTCTAGAGCATGAGCCCGCAAAAACTCCGAATCGTTCATCACCTTCTCAGTCTGACCGTCAAATACGATTTGTCCCCTACTTAATACAACAGTACGCGAACAAAGCTCTAAGGCTAAATCTAAATCATGAGTGGCTATCAGTTGAGTCAGAGGTAGAGTTTGTAGTAAATCAATTAACTGGCGGCGCGATCGCGGATCTAACTGAGCAGAAGGTTCATCAAATACCAAAACCTGAGGCTTCATGGCTAAAACCCCTGCGATCGCAACACGTTTTTTTTCACCTCCAGACAAGTTATCGGTATTGCGCTGTCCGTACCATTCGGGATCGATATCAACTGCTACCATTGCTTGAAGAACTTGCTCTTTGAGTTCCCTATCTCGCAAGCCCAGATTCATCGGACCAAAAGCAACATCCTCCCATACCGTTGGCATAAATAACTGGTTATCTGGATTTTGAAAGACCAGTCCCACAAAATTCCGAATTTCTCGTAAATTTTCAGGTTTGACAACCCATTCGCCAATTATCACTTCTCCTTCCTGAGGCAAAATAATGCCATTGAGGTGATACTGCAAAGTAGATTTACCCGAACCATTTGCTCCAATTAATGCAACTCTTTCTCCTGGTTTAATAAATAGATTAATTCCCATAAGGGCTTGAGTCCCATCAGGGTACGTATAGCTCAGATTTGTAATAGTGACTGGATTGTGATGCATTGTTGAAGTGTTAGTTGTTAGTTGTTAGTAGTCAGTGGTTGGTTGGTAGCTACTTACTACTAACCACCAACCACTCACTATTAACCAATCAAATAAATAGCTTGTCCCAAAAGTGACACAATTAGCGCTATGGTGAGAGCGATCGCATCACGCCTTCCCCCTTGGGGTACTTGTTCTATGGGTGGGACTCCTTGATAACCGCGTGACAGCATTGCTTGATGAATGCGATTACCTCGCTCGTATGTGCGGATAAACAGAGATCCAATTGTGTTGCCAATGACTAACCTGATAGTACGGTTGCTGTTCATTAAGTTGCGAGATGCTGCGGCTCGCCTCATGGTGTTAAACTCGTTAATCAAAACGTTAATGTAGCGATACATTGATGCCAAAATTGCTACTAACAGTGGAGGGGTTCGCAGTTGAATCAGAGCGTTGAGAAGCATTGGTACTGAAGTTGTTAAAGTCAGCAAATTTAACACCAACAGCGACAGTAATGCCTTAAATGTTACACTACCCAAAACAATCAGCCCCAGGGTAGTGATTTGTAAAGGACCCCAAGTCCAAAGTACTGTACCACCTCTTCGGAATAAAGTTCCTAGAAGTACGACACCGATAAACCCGAACTCAACAGCTAATCGTTTCAATAGAACGCTGAGCGTTACTTGACTGAGTAATATGAGGCTTATCACAGCCAAACCATAAATTGACCAAGTCCACCAATGTCCGTTGGGGGTAATGACAGTGGCAAAAACAAGCATCAACGTACAGAGAATGCGAGTACGGGGAGCCAGTTGGTGCCAGGGTGTGGCTTTCTTACTATCGATATCAAGAGCTATTGCTCCAATATGCAGCAGCATCTAACGATTTTTACTTCCTTCATCCTTCACACTTTATACTTTATACTTCGTTAGAATCATCATACTCGGGGTGAGATGAACTCGAACCACGCACCACAAGTTTGCCGATCCCCCAAGCTAAACCAAAAGTTGCTAGAGTTCCCACTAACCCAGCGATGGGGGTAGCTATACCTTCCGGGACACCTTTAAGAGAGTATTCGTCAAATAAAGAGTGGAAGGGAAGCTTTTTAGCTGGTGTATCTTCAACTGCTTTATCTTCAAATTTGAGATCTTGGGAGACTCTATCCAAACCATCGGGATCTTTGCTGGCAAAAGGAGAGAGGAAAATTGCAATCAGTAGGGCAATACCCAAACCTGCAATAACGAAAGCACGGTTGCGATCGCGTGTCATATTATGGCTCATAAGATTTCTCTAATTACTCCCTAATCGTTATTGATATGGAGACAAAGGTCGAGAGACAACAGATTTGCGTGGGGGATCGTAGAACATATCCGGTCGAGTCCGCCAAATAAACGAAAGTGCGATGACAGTGATTGCGGCTTCACCGATCCCAATCAGCACGTGCCAAGTTATCATTGCCGTCAATGCTACCGACAATGGAACTGTTCCAGATATAGCCAGTTGTACTGCACATACAAATGCGGCTACAACTACACTTGTCCAGGCTGCAACCCCTGCGCCCACAACCATCCCTAACAGTTTATTACGACCTATGGCGATTCGGATAGCTTTGTATAGGTAATAACCTGCAAATGTCCCAATTAAGCCCATATTCAGGATGTTAGCTCCCAAAACTGTCAAACCGCCATCTTGGAAAAAGACGCTTTGGACAATAAAGACAACTACCATCACTAAAGAACCAGCCCAAGGACCTAATAAAGCTCCTGCTAAAGTACCGCCCAAAAGATGCCCGGAAGTCCCTCCAGGGATAGGGAAATTAATCATTTGAGCAGCAAAGATAAAAGCCGCACATACACCCATCAGAGGTACAGCTCGTTCTTGGTATTCTGCTTGCGATTTTGACAGCGAAGCTGCAATTAATGCGAGTGCAATAATCCAAGTGACAAGGATAACGGGTAAATTCAAAAAGCCATCCGGAATATGCAATGCTAAATGGGGTTGAAATATCCCATGCATCCACCCTAAGTATGAAATAAAAGCAAACACGATGTGTATCCGTAATTTAACGATTTTCTTTTGTCAGATTATGCGATATCTGTAAACTTCTAGTTAAGCTTAGAGTTTCTTTAGATTTCAATGGGATGGGGGGGCATTTAATCAAGATAGAAGGTGAAGGATGAAGCGTGAAGCAGGAACAATAGTGAGAACCGTTAAATCTTTGGGTATTATTATTTGGGTTATATATATAACGAGATTAAAGATGGTTGTTTTACGTAAAAATACTGTTACTTTTTCTGTTAGCGTGAGTCTGACTTTTCTCATAACTGCCTGCAATGAAAGCAAAGTTAACCAGTGCCAACGATTGATGGAAGTCGTTAACAAAGGAACTGAGCTTATTGATAAGAATAAA
It encodes the following:
- a CDS encoding energy-coupling factor ABC transporter permease; translation: MHIMEGFLPLKWAIFWWIVALPFFILGLRSLTHITKATPELKLLLALAGAFTFVLSALKMPSVTGSSSHPTGTGLGAILFGPLAMSVLGSLVLLFQALLLAHGGLTTLGANAFSMAIAGPFVAFWVYRLVMQTGKQRLAIFLAASLADLITYLITSIQLALAFPATTGGFIASFAKFAGIFAVTQVPLAISEGFLTVLVWNWLANYGREELKMLNLIKPES
- a CDS encoding energy-coupling factor ABC transporter substrate-binding protein, giving the protein MTKNLKWNNWLLLLAVVVLTVTPLIAKKGSEFGGADGHAEEAIKEIQPHYEPWFNSLIVLPGKEVESLLFAVQAAAGAGTIGYVIGLYKGRSEFSKNKNENSN
- the cbiQ gene encoding cobalt ECF transporter T component CbiQ, with amino-acid sequence MKIQIDTLAYTNRLRWLPPGQKVLFATTLLIISTLAHPLVQLLIAAWISVWIVLYAGIPIKTYLKLVYIAALFWLTSFPALAISGVEVSHIHIIPQSDSIFGLTFGSYYLYISHQGIEQGLTILSRSLASLSCLYFIMLTVPFTELLHILRRIGVPVLVTELLLLMYRFIFVLLNTATELWIAQHARGGYRTFSVGMKSLALLIGQLLNRTIENYRQVSLSLAARGFSEELRVWHPHRYHQSKRLFTEAIFGCALLISLEWGHYAGMVTRI
- a CDS encoding energy-coupling factor ABC transporter ATP-binding protein — encoded protein: MQEWLLEFEQVYYTYPGVKQPALNGLTLKIPANKKCALIGLNGCGKTTLFLLANGLYKPQKGSLVWKGNPLKYDRNSLIQLRQKVGLIFQDPEQQLVASTVEEDISYGLCNLGLPEAEIQYKVEQALLEFGLRELAERPVHHLSLGQKKRVSIADVMVLQPELLLLDEPTAYLDTLHTKNLMATLKKIHDSGTTTLMATHDLDLVYRWADWVFVMDKGQLVLEGKPQDVFAKQDILEELQLGVPLVYELLFSKEIVEEEPALEQLRQRILKSFRY
- a CDS encoding energy-coupling factor ABC transporter ATP-binding protein; this translates as MHHNPVTITNLSYTYPDGTQALMGINLFIKPGERVALIGANGSGKSTLQYHLNGIILPQEGEVIIGEWVVKPENLREIRNFVGLVFQNPDNQLFMPTVWEDVAFGPMNLGLRDRELKEQVLQAMVAVDIDPEWYGQRNTDNLSGGEKKRVAIAGVLAMKPQVLVFDEPSAQLDPRSRRQLIDLLQTLPLTQLIATHDLDLALELCSRTVVLSRGQIVFDGQTEKVMNDSEFLRAHALEPPLSYSRPYCCIEHAPSYQSRASIQQPVVKNL
- the cbiQ gene encoding cobalt ECF transporter T component CbiQ codes for the protein MLLHIGAIALDIDSKKATPWHQLAPRTRILCTLMLVFATVITPNGHWWTWSIYGLAVISLILLSQVTLSVLLKRLAVEFGFIGVVLLGTLFRRGGTVLWTWGPLQITTLGLIVLGSVTFKALLSLLVLNLLTLTTSVPMLLNALIQLRTPPLLVAILASMYRYINVLINEFNTMRRAAASRNLMNSNRTIRLVIGNTIGSLFIRTYERGNRIHQAMLSRGYQGVPPIEQVPQGGRRDAIALTIALIVSLLGQAIYLIG
- a CDS encoding PDGLE domain-containing protein, with the translated sequence MSHNMTRDRNRAFVIAGLGIALLIAIFLSPFASKDPDGLDRVSQDLKFEDKAVEDTPAKKLPFHSLFDEYSLKGVPEGIATPIAGLVGTLATFGLAWGIGKLVVRGSSSSHPEYDDSNEV
- a CDS encoding energy-coupling factor ABC transporter permease; translation: MFAFISYLGWMHGIFQPHLALHIPDGFLNLPVILVTWIIALALIAASLSKSQAEYQERAVPLMGVCAAFIFAAQMINFPIPGGTSGHLLGGTLAGALLGPWAGSLVMVVVFIVQSVFFQDGGLTVLGANILNMGLIGTFAGYYLYKAIRIAIGRNKLLGMVVGAGVAAWTSVVVAAFVCAVQLAISGTVPLSVALTAMITWHVLIGIGEAAITVIALSFIWRTRPDMFYDPPRKSVVSRPLSPYQ